GTAACAGGCGGAAGCCGTGGTTTAGGTAGAAACATGGCTGTTAGCCTTGCAAAAAAAGGAATCGATGTCATTCTAACCTACAATAGCAATCAGGAGGAAGCAGATCATGTAGTTGCTACGATACAATCTTTAGGTCAGCATGCAGCTGCATTCCAATTGGATGCAGGTAATGTGCAGTCTTTTGATCTCTTCATCGAAGGAGTTACACAGCATATAAAACAAGAAACAGGACAACCAAACTTCGATTTCCTAATCAATAATGCCGGAACAGCATTATATGCCCCTTTCATGGAAACTACGGAAGAGCAATTCGATACAGCTTATAATATCCATTATAAAGGGGTATTTTTTCTCACGCAGAAAGTTCTTCCCTATTTGAACGATGGTGGACGTATTATCAATATTTCTTCTGGTCTCGCACGTTTTGCATTTCCGGGATCATCTGCCTATGGCTCGATGAAAGGAGCAATCGAGGTACTGACGAGGTATCAACAGGACCTCAACGTGAAGAATTGATTAACTTAGCGAAGTAATATAAAGGTAACATGGAGCAATTACTGGAATACATCCGAAAATTTGGACAGCTCGATTTACGAGAAGAGAACTTAATTCGACAGGCATTCGAAAAAAAAAGTGTTCCAAAGTCAAGCTATTTTGTCGCTTGCGGTAAAATAAACAATAGCATTGCTTTTGTGGAATCGGGGGTATTCCGTTCGCTCTATTACAACAGTAAAGGTGACGATTTTACGCGTTATTTTATCTATGAAGGTCGTTTTATTGGAGATCTTCAGAGCTTCTTGGATCGAACACCGTCCAATGACTATATAGAATCCCTCACAGATACCGAGATCTGGAGCCTTGATTTTGACAATTTTACGCTCCTTGAAAAGGAAATTAAAGTTTGGCCATTGTTAATGGCCAAACTTTATGGTTTTGTAGTGGAAAGTAAGCTAAAAACGGCAAATACCATGATGAATCTCGATGCCAAAGACCGTTACCTCCTGTTCTTAAAGCTTTACCCTGGTTTGGCCAATCGTGTTCCATTAGCCATGTTAGCATCCTATTTAGGGATTACCGCATCATCCCTGAGCCGGATTCGGAAAAATATCTAGTCCCCTCGCAACATCTAAATCAAATCGCGCCCCCTAATGCATTAGTCACAGGAATACGAATCCTTTCGATCAACTCCGATCATTGCGATAAAATTGTAGCCTGAGTCAATTTACCAACGATAAAGCAACCTTGTTGTGAAGACATTATCTTTCAAATCAGCCGAAAAATTTGGTAAACTTGTGGTTTCGTTCGTTACATGCTCATTATATACGGTCAATTTTATCCTATTGTTAATCTGATATGCAAGACCATAACCCAACGTACTAAACTTAACATCTCCGTCGGCCGTAAAATTATCAGGCATGCCGATTGTCATGCCACTTGCTTTAGTATTTGGATCATAGACGTCATACGCTAACAGCGCAGTTATACCGGTCTTAGCAATCTCTTGCGTAAACCAAAGATAATATCCGTTAAATTTTCGTTGATAAAGGTCTGTTGTCGGTTGGGTCGTAAAACTTCTGCTTGCGTAAGGCCCTTTGATATCGGCACCAGCCGCTACCCCTGGCTGATCACCAGCAACATATTCTGTTTTAAAGCTGGACTTTCCCAAGCTACTATCAAATTCCAACTGTAAATTGGCACCATAATAATTCCGACCGATCGCCCTGCCTTCATTCTCGTCGCTGGTATGTGCTGTATAACCATTGCTATTGGGCGTATAATAAGTTTTCGTATCATTACGAACCGAACCTTTATAGAATGAGGCACCAAATCCCAAATGAAGTTTTTTATCCGCTAGGCTATCAAATTTAAAAGCAAGATTACCGATCAGATCTTTTTTGGAATCATAATCTTTA
The DNA window shown above is from Sphingobacterium thalpophilum and carries:
- a CDS encoding porin, whose translation is MKKALLLLALIGPVVALAQNNNAPSSYDPHDIKITGYLQTQFQKAQSPGITSFSGGDFSKNSDNRFMIRRGRLKIDRVDTYSSIVFQLDATQDGVQLMDAFIQLRHPSQKGLSLTAGLFNRPFGYSIVYSSGYRDFPERARVFQTLMPRERDLGGMVSYHPGGKAKFLNLDLALVNGSGHSAKDYDSKKDLIGNLAFKFDSLADKKLHLGFGASFYKGSVRNDTKTYYTPNSNGYTAHTSDENEGRAIGRNYYGANLQLEFDSSLGKSSFKTEYVAGDQPGVAAGADIKGPYASRSFTTQPTTDLYQRKFNGYYLWFTQEIAKTGITALLAYDVYDPNTKASGMTIGMPDNFTADGDVKFSTLGYGLAYQINNRIKLTVYNEHVTNETTSLPNFSADLKDNVFTTRLLYRW
- a CDS encoding Crp/Fnr family transcriptional regulator, with amino-acid sequence MEQLLEYIRKFGQLDLREENLIRQAFEKKSVPKSSYFVACGKINNSIAFVESGVFRSLYYNSKGDDFTRYFIYEGRFIGDLQSFLDRTPSNDYIESLTDTEIWSLDFDNFTLLEKEIKVWPLLMAKLYGFVVESKLKTANTMMNLDAKDRYLLFLKLYPGLANRVPLAMLASYLGITASSLSRIRKNI
- a CDS encoding SDR family NAD(P)-dependent oxidoreductase; translated protein: MATSKIALVTGGSRGLGRNMAVSLAKKGIDVILTYNSNQEEADHVVATIQSLGQHAAAFQLDAGNVQSFDLFIEGVTQHIKQETGQPNFDFLINNAGTALYAPFMETTEEQFDTAYNIHYKGVFFLTQKVLPYLNDGGRIINISSGLARFAFPGSSAYGSMKGAIEVLTRYQQDLNVKN